The region TAGCCAGTTGGTCACCTGATGGAAAGCACAAGTATCAGCACTCAACTGCTCAAAAATACTGTTCAGGGCTTATTGTTTCAATTAAATTTTAATGTGAAGCGGGTGTTGACATAAAGTAAATATCAGCTAAATAGCAGATGCTGATCAAATCTATTAGGAAAGAAGATGACAAAAGATCAACTTTTTCAAGAGAACAGAATCTAAGTATGCTTTTAGTGGCCTCAATAGTAGCCATAGGTTTTCATATAACTCAATCTGCATTCTAACCCCTTCTGACATTAACATAAAGAGTACCTGTAATCATCTTCACATTTACTCCCAGGTTTAATGCTCTCCTGATTGTTTCTGCACTATCGTGCCTAGGTGGATCGAAAAGAGGCAGGAGGCCAATAAACTGCCATGGGCCTCCTGAGCTCTCCTTGGTTCCTTCTGGGACTTCCTGCATATAATGATGGACATATTTCATAAACATTATAAACAAGTGTTTGCTcaatattatatacatatatatagcaGAATGACAAGCGTCCTAGTTTACCACAAAATAAATGAGAAATGGGGCCAATTTACCTGGTATGCAACAGCAAGAGATCGTAGACCTCGCTCAGCAAACTTATCAATCACAGCATGTACTCTACGCTCAATTTCAGACTTGTTGTGAGCAAGATGTAAAATCTGGTAGGGAATGCAGAAAGAGCTTAGCCTATGACATCAAAAGAACAAGAGACGGCACGAGAAAAGAAGGTAAACTTACCTGTTCCGGTGCACCTTTGCTGACTCTATGCATTTTACCGTCACGGTCAATATAAGTCAATGCAGTTCTCTTATCCGTAGGATTGAAAGGAAGGAAGTGAATTTCTTGAATATTTGCACGTGCCTTtccaaaaatgaaataaaaaagaaaaataaattattcataatattaaaaaattaaaccaatCAGGCGTATATACTGCAAAGTCGTGATAAAGAACACTGATGTCAGCAACTACAGACCTCTTTCGGATCAGCCAGCATGCCAACTATTGCAGTATCTATAGCATCTTGGTTCTCTGTTCTAGATGCTCTGGCTGCCATAAGTACAACAGTATCGGGATCGACTCCTTTTGCAAAAACCTGTAAGTTAAGAGTAAGCAACCCATTGTGAATAAATTTTATAATCAACTTTAAACAAAATCACTTCTACAACTAGTAAGCAGAAGCATCTGTTAAACAACCTCAATAAGATTTTTATCAACAGTAAGCTTGTTTAACGTCAGGGTTCCGGTCTTGTCACTGCAAAGCACATCCATGCCAGCCATCTCTTCAATTGCTGTCATCCTCTTTGTGATAGCTCCCTGCATTCATCATTAACATCTGTGATCAATCCTGAAATCCTCAAACATGGCTATGCAGCAACATCCACAAGGAAAGTAACCAACCTGCTGAGCTAGCCTATGAGACCCGATAGCCATTGTCACTGAAAGTACAGTAGGCATGGCAATTGGGATTCCACCAATGAGAAGCACAAGCAGATTATCAATTCCGGGACGATAGTCACGATCTTGAATTGGGTACATGACGATAATCTCTATTATCATTCCCACAGCAATTGAACATATACAGAAATTTCCAATAGCAGTCAAGACCTACAAAAACAACATAAATATAGGAACTAAgtgagaaaagaaaataacaaaatataTCTGTAACTAAAGCCATCATTCTCAAGTCCACCCTGGCCAATATATGATGCTATTAATTCGTTACCTTTTGGAAGTGGCCAACTTGATTAGTGGTATCAACAAGATGAGCAGCCTTCCCAAAGAAGGTGTGTACACCCGTGGCAATGACCACTGCTTCAATCTCTCCTTGTTTGCAAGTAGAACCAGAGTAAACACCATCTCCCGGGCCTTTGGTTACAGGAAGAGACTCCCCGGTAAGTGACGACTGCaaatataaaaataatgaatagaaAATCAAATTCTCAGACACCAAACCATAGATTTTTCTGCGGTTAAGAGAAAAGATTCATAATCAGCAGACAGACCTGGTCAATTTTCAAAGGATCCCCTTCAAGAAGACGGGCATCTGCTGGAACAATATCTCCAAGCTTAATACTAACTATGTCTCCAGGCACCAGAACAGCAGCATCTTGTTCGTTCCACCTTCCATCTCGAAGCACCTTTACAGAGGAAAATAAAAGGTTTTAGATAAAATAAACAACAGGAGagatattaaaattatatgacaagTTTATAACTAATCACTCTCTTTTAGAACATGAAAATTAAAACTTCaagattttacaaaaataaataaataaaacttaagATGGATTACTGAGTGCTCCAAAAGACGATAaggcaaaaaataaataaataagcataCCTTAGCTTTGGGAGCAAGACGAGCCATCAGAGCTGCGGCAGCATTGCCAGCGTTGTTTTCCTCAATAAAACTAATCGTTGAGTTGATGACAAGAAGGGTAATAATACCCACAAAATCTTGCCAATCAGGAGGCTTGCCCTACAGAAAGAATTTTGAAGATAAAACTCaataaattcaagaaaaaaaaaataatcaagtgGTCTTAGAATTTAGCAATAGAAATCCGCCAAAAAGCTGAGAGCTTACTCCTCCATTTGCAAGTGCAATGGCCATGATTGCAGCAGCTTCCATAACCCATGAGAGAGGGTTCCacataaaccccaaaaacttcaaGAATTTGCTCTCCTGAAATTGACCCAGAACATGTTATTTTCAGAAAACAGAGGACTGTACCTCAAAATTACCAGACAACCAAGTAAGAGAGCCAAAACATAAATAAAGGATTCACCCTCTTTTCTTCAAGCTTGTTATAACCAAAAATGGTCAGCCTTTCCTC is a window of Humulus lupulus chromosome 4, drHumLupu1.1, whole genome shotgun sequence DNA encoding:
- the LOC133830445 gene encoding ATPase 11, plasma membrane-type; the encoded protein is MGEKPEVLEAVLKETVDLENIPIEEVFENLRCSKDGLTTEAAEERLTIFGYNKLEEKRESKFLKFLGFMWNPLSWVMEAAAIMAIALANGGGKPPDWQDFVGIITLLVINSTISFIEENNAGNAAAALMARLAPKAKVLRDGRWNEQDAAVLVPGDIVSIKLGDIVPADARLLEGDPLKIDQSSLTGESLPVTKGPGDGVYSGSTCKQGEIEAVVIATGVHTFFGKAAHLVDTTNQVGHFQKVLTAIGNFCICSIAVGMIIEIIVMYPIQDRDYRPGIDNLLVLLIGGIPIAMPTVLSVTMAIGSHRLAQQGAITKRMTAIEEMAGMDVLCSDKTGTLTLNKLTVDKNLIEVFAKGVDPDTVVLMAARASRTENQDAIDTAIVGMLADPKEARANIQEIHFLPFNPTDKRTALTYIDRDGKMHRVSKGAPEQILHLAHNKSEIERRVHAVIDKFAERGLRSLAVAYQEVPEGTKESSGGPWQFIGLLPLFDPPRHDSAETIRRALNLGVNVKMITGDQLAIGKETGRRLGMGTNMYPSSALLGQHKDESIAALPVDELIEKADGFAGVFPEHKYEIVKRLQARKHICGMTGDGVNDAPALKKADIGIAVADATDAARSASDIVLTEPGLSVIISAVLTSRAIFQRMKNYTIYAVSITIRIVLGFMLLALIWKFDFPPFMVLIIAILNDGTIMTISKDRVKPSPLPDSWKLSEIFTTGVVLGSYMAMMTVIFFWAAYKTDFFPRIFGVETLEKTAHDDFRKLASAIYLQVSTVSQALIFVTRSRSWSYVERPGFLLVAAFLVAQLIATLIAVYANWSFAAIKGIGWGWAGVVWLYNIIFYIPLDLIKFFTRYVLSGRAWDLVIEQRIAFTRQKDFGKEQRELQWAHAQRTLHGLQPPDSKFTERTHVSELNQMAEEAKRRAEIARLRELHTLKGHVESVVRLKGLDIDTIQQAYTV